The Chitinivorax sp. PXF-14 genome contains the following window.
GCGAGCGAGCGGGCATGGTGGTGTACGACATCGGCTGTGGAGCCGGGCACAAGTTCGAGGGCTGGTTTGCCTCGAGCGAGGATTTTGACACCCAGATGCAGCGCGCCCTGGTGCAGTGCCCGCTGTGCGGCACCCACAAGCTGCGCAAGCTGCCGGCCACCGCTGTCGTCAACGTCGGGCAGCAGCCCGAGCTGCCCGACGGTGCCGAAGTGATCGACCTGGGCGCGGTATTGCGCGGCCTGCGTGAGCATGTGCTTTCGCATAGCGAGGATGTTGGCCATCGCTTTCCCGAGGAAGTGCGCCGGATTCTGCGCGGCGATGCGCCCGAGCGGCTGATTCGCGGCGCGGCGAGCCGCGTGGAAGTCGAGACGCTGGCCGATGAGGGCATCGCGGTCATGTCGCTGGCCGACGTGCCTGAAGACAATCTGCACTGAGCGTGCGACTGCCGATGAGCGCCAATCCCTGCCTGAGCTGCGGCGCCTGCTGCGCGGCGTTTCGCGTCACCTTCCACCATTCCGAGCTCGAGAGCGAGGGTGGCGCGGTGCCCGATGGCCTGGCCGTCGAAGAAACCGCAACACTGTGTCGCATGCGTGGCACTGATTACGCTCGTCCGCGTTGCGCGGCGCTGACCGGCACCATCGGCGAGCAGGTTGGTTGCGGCATCTATTTCGAACGGCCGTCGCCGTGCCGCGAATTCGCGCCGATGGCCGAGCTTGGCTTGTTCAGCGAGGCCTGCAACCGCGCGCGTGCACGCCACGGCCTGCCACCGTTGCCGGTTGACGGCTGACCCCGGCCTGTTTCTGCTGTCATCGCGTATCGGCTAGAGCGGCCGCGCCATGAGCACGGCGCTGCTGCCGTAGCCGGCTGCCAGCTTGGCGCTCAGCCGGGGCGCCACGCGCCGCACCGGCAGGTAGCCATGGCGCTGCCAGAAACCGTCCGCACCCTGCACCGCCACCAATGCCGAACGGCGAAATCCCGCCCGTTTCGCGCCATCGAGCGCGGCCCTGAACAGGCGCTGCGCAACACCGCGCCCCTGCGCGGCGGGCGAGATCGCCATGTCGTGGATGAAATAGCTGTCCGCCGTCGCCGGCAGCGCGGCCAGGGGCGTGTCGAGCGCCGGCGGGCGGGCGTGTGTCCACGGATGGGAAAACAGGTAGCCGAGCAGGCGCCCTTGTTCCTCTGCCACCCAACAGCCCTGCGGGGCCAGGCCCAGCTTGGCCGAGAAGGCCGCGGCGGATTCCTGCATCAGGTCCGGATAGCAGGCTCGCTGAATCTCGAGAACGGCGGCAATGTCGCCCCCTTGCATCGGGCGGACGGAAACGGCGGCTTTCATCGCAGGGCGTATGGCGGGAAAAGCCGCGAATTCTATACAAAATCATATATTTGTCCAGGCTTGCGGGCGGCTGGCCAGGCGCGTGGCGGCAACTACAATGAAAGCTGATCCACCCGTTTTGCCCTGATCATGAACGAGCCCCGCCCCTGCATCGTGTTCGGTGCCTTCGACCGGCACAACTTAGGCGATCTGCTGTTTCCGCTGGTGCTGTCGCCGTTTCTCGCGGGGCGCCGGGTGCGCCATGCCGGGCTGGTGGCGCGCGACTGGTCGGCGCTTGCCGGCTACCGGGTCGAGCCGCTGCGCGAGCTGATGCATGAGCCTGACTGCGCCGGTGCTCATCTGATCCACGCCGGCGGCGAGCTGCTCGATTGCGATGCCTATGAGGCCTGGATCATGCTCCAGCCCAATACCGCGCTGGCCTCCGCCATCGCCCGCTGGGACCGCGATCCGGCTCGTTTCGACATGGCACGCGCCGCACTCGATTGTCCCGGGCCGCTGCCCTATCTGTGGGGGCACCAGGCTTGGCTGGGCGCGGGGCGCGTCATTGCCCATGCGCTGGGTGGTGTCGGGCTCGCCTCGCGCTCGCCGTCGTTCGGCGCAGCGGTGGCCGCCAGCCTGGCCGACATGGATAGCGTCAGCGTGCGCGACCGCGTCACTGCCGACATCCTGCTGCGGCTTGGCGTGCGCGCCGAGCTGGTGCCCGATGCCGCCTGCCTGCTGCCGGTGCTATATGGCGAGCGGCTGCGGGCCAGCGGCGATGCGGGTGAGCCGGCCGAGGTCAGGCGCCGCTTTTCGCATGGCTACTGGCTGGTGCAATTTACTGCGCAGTCGGGCGACGATGCAACGCTCGCCCGGCTTGCCGCTGCCGTGCTGCGCGCCGCGCCAGATGCGCGTTGTGGCATCGTGCTGTACCGCGCCGGGCGGGCGCCGTGGCACGACGAGCTGGCCGTCTACGAACGGTTTGCGCGGCTGCTGGGCACGCGCGCTGTTCATCTGTTCCAGTCGGCCAGTGTATGGGATGGCTGCGCGTTGCTTGCCGGCAGCCGTGGCGTGCTGGCCAGCAGCCTGCATCTGACGGTGCTGGCGGCGGGCTTCGATATCCCCTGGCTCGGGCTCGCTGCCGGGCCGGCCGAGGCGGTCATGGAAAGCAAGCTGGGCGCATTCTGGTCGACCTGGGGCGACTACCCCGAGCACCGCGTGGTGCCGATCGATGGCCTGCCCGACGCGTTGCCGCTGCATCTGTCCGCCGCACAGCCGAGCGGCTGGGCCGAGGTGCTGCATGCCGCCCAGGCCGGTATCGAGCGCTGGCTGGCGGGGCTCGACGGCTAGCGGGGCGGCTGCGGCAAGTCCTTGGCCTGATGGCCCACCTGCTTGCGCGATGCGCTATGGTCGCCGCCGCCATGCTGCTTCCATGCGCTTGATGTGCAGGGCAACCCCGGGCGCGCTGGCCGGCAACCTGTCACGCCGGCTCGCGATACGCGGCGAACCAGCCCAGGCTGTCGGCGCTGGCCATGCCGGGCTTGTATTCGGCACCCGTCCAGCCCTGGTAGGGCAGGGCGGCGATCAGCCCGAACAGCGCTTGGAAATCGAGCTCGCCCGAGCCCGGCGCGCCACGGCCCGGCACGTCGGCGAACTGCAGGTGGCCGATCTGCGGCCAGTGCTGGCGCAGTAGCGTGGGCAGGTCCTCGCCCATGCGCGCGAGGTGGTAGAGATCGACCTGCATGGCGAGATTGGGGTGCGACACGCGATCGAGCATCGCGAGCATGTCGGCCGAGGTGTTGAGCAGAAAGCGCGGCATGTCGAAGGGGTTGATCGCCTCGCATGTCACCTTCACCCCTATCGTGGCGAAGCGCTCGGCCGCGTGGCGCAGGTTGGCGGCCAGCGTGTCATGGGCGGCGGCGCGCGCGACGCCTTCCGCCAGCCGGCCCGCCAGCACGTTGACGCAGCGCACGCCGAGGCCTGCCGCATAGCCGAGCGCCTGCTCCACCGCCGCGTGGAAGGCCGCCTCGCGCCCCGGCACGCTGGCCAGCCCGTCGCCACCTTGCATCAGGTCGCCGGCCGGCACGTTGATCAGCACCACCTCGACCCCGGCACGCTCGCGCGCCGCTTGCAGCTCGGGCAAGGCCGCCTCGTAGGGAAACTGCATCTCGACCGCTTGGAAGCCGGTGTCGCGCGCGGCCTGAAAGCGCGCCAGCAGCGGCAGCTCGGTGAACAGCATGGACAGGTTGGCGGAAAACTTCAGCATGGCGTCTCTTTCGGCCAGGGGGCTGGCGCGGCGTGTGTCGTGGGGGGCTCAAAGCCTAGCGGGATCGGCCCTCAGGGGCAATTCATCGGTGCGATCGGTATCGGCAGCGCCGAGAGCATGCCCAGATAGGCCGGCGGTAGCAGATAGCAGGTCTGCGAGCCATCGGCATGGGTCAGCCTGATGGTGCCGTTCTGCAACTGCTCGACCTTGCTCGTGCCGCTACCGGACTTGAACAGCCGAGCGATGGCTTGTTCCAGCGGCTTCCTGGCCTCGGCCTTGGCTTCATGCGGGCGCTCGTTTTCCTTGTCGAGCGCGATGGCGATGTCCTTCGCCCGGGTGACCAGCGTCTGGCCGCTGGGCGCGCTGCCGGCGGGCGAGGCCGTGCCCGGCTTGGACGCGGCGGGCGGGGCCTCCGTGGTGGCTGGCGAGCTGACAGGCGACCTGGCCTCGCCGCGCACCACCCTGGTCTGCGTGATCGGACTGCTGGCGCGCTGCTGCGGCGGGCTTGCCGGTTTGCGCGGGCTCAGGCTTGCCGGTACGGCCGATGGCGCCGGCGCTGGGCGCAGGTGCGCGGCAAAGCGGAACGGCAGCGGCACTGCAATCCGCCCGGCGGCGGTATGCCACAGCAATAGCGCCAGGCCGTGCAGCATGATCGCCATGGCCAGGGCGAGCGCCACACGCCGCTGCGGCGCGTTGTCGATGAGCGCCGTCATGCCGGTCAACGCGGCTGGTACAGCTCGATCACGCAGCTCAGGTCGCGCTGGGCGTTGCCCAGGTCGGCGAAGCCGCGCATCCATTCCGCCGCCAGCTCGGCCAGCGGCACATTGAGCCCGGCCTCGGCGGCGACGGCGCGGGCGTTGTCGAGATCCTTGAGCAGGGTGGCGACCTTCCATTGCACCGGCTCATGGCAGTGCGCCGCCATGCGCGGGCTCAGGATCTGGAACGGTTTGGAATCGGCAAAGCCGCCCGCGAGTGCCGGTGCCAGCAGGCTCGCATCGACACCCGAGCGGCTGGCGATGGCCACGGCCTCGGCGATCAGCAGCGAGTTGGCCGCCACGATCAGCTGGTTGCACACCTTGCTCACCTGGCCTGCGCCGACCTGCCCCATGCGGGTGACGCGCTGGGCCAGCGGGGCGAGCAGCGGGCGGATGCGCTCGATGCTGGCCTCGTCGCCACCGGCCATCACCACCAGCGTGCCGGCCTCAGCACCGCCCACGCCGCCCGATACCGGCGCATCGACCCAGCCCATGCCGCATTGCTGCGCGAGCCGTGCGGCGAAATCGCGCGTCGCGGCGGGCGCAATGCTGGAGAAATCGACGAGCAGCTTGCCGGGCGACCCGCTGGCCGCCACGCCGCCGCTGCCGAACACGATCTGCTCGACTACGGCGGTATCCGATACGCAGCTCATCACCACGTCCGACGCCGCCACCAGTTCGCCGATCGAGCCCGCCACGGCAGCCCCGAGCGAGGCGAGTGGCGCGCACTTGTCGGGCGAGCGGTTCCAGACGGTGACGGGAAAGCCCGCCGCGAGCAGGCGGGTGACCATGGGGCGGCCCATCAGGCCGATGCCGATAAATCCGAGTCGGGTCATGTCGATTGCTTGTCAGGATTGAGTGGCTTGCTCAGCGTCACGACCTCGTCGTCGATGCCGTCCGGGTAGGGCTCGACGCGGCTCACCGCGTAGCCCAGCGCTTCGTAGAAGCGGATATTGCCAGACAGCCGCCGCCGCGTCGCGGCGAGCAGCGTATTGAAACCGCCATCCCTGGCGGCCTCTTCGAGCGCCAGCATCAGGTTTTGTCCGAGTCCGCAGCGCTGCCAGGCCGGGTGCACGCCGAGGCGTTTGACCTCGCCTGCCGGCGGCGTGCCCTGGATGCGCCCGACGGCGGCGGTCTCGCCCGAGATCTCGGCCACCAGCACCGGCCCGGCGAGCAAGGCCTGGCGCCATTGCTGGGCCGTTTCCGCGAGCGCACCGGGGCGCGACGGCAGTACGGCGAGGTGCGGGGAGTACGAGGCATCGATCAGGTCGAGTATGGCGGGAACGTCGTCCTCGCACGCTGGGCGGATTGTGATGTCGAGCATGAAAAAAGAGTGTTGTTTTGAATGAAATCCGGAAGCGATTTGGGCGGTGGGCGGTCTAAACTGACTGCAAGGATCTGTTCCCGCATGAAGGGCGCGTGGTGCCACTTACCGGCCCGCACGTCCGGACAACAGGAGGCTGCCATGAAAAGCCTGAAACGCCAAACCGGTTGGTACAACAGCGCTGCCGTCATCGCCCTGATGGCCGTGGCGGTGCTGTTCATCGCCCAGCCCTGGATCCCGTTGATGATCGCTGTTGCCGGCGCATTCTGCATCGGCGCCATCTACCTCGAAAAAGGGGTGGAAAAGGGCAGCGAGTACGTGCACCACTACCGCGAGCTGCACCACCATCACTGAGCGGGCTTTTACGGCCAGCCGGAACAGGGCGCTGAGCCTGCCGCTCAGCCAGCCCGGCCGGCGGTCGCGATCGACTCGCGCGCCAGCGCCAGCAGCTGTTGCTGGTCTTCCAGCACGTCAGCGGGGACGGTGAAATACCGCTTCACCTCGACCCGCCGTTGCCGCGTGTCATAGGCAAAGCAGTTGCTGCCCATCCGCTGGTAGCGTGGCCTCGTCGTGTCGTCGACGACGAAGTAGAGGGCGTTGTCCATGATCATCGCGAACTGCGTGGCATGCGCCTTCAGCCCCAGCCCGCCGAAAAAACGTCCGCTGTCGATGCCACCGAGCGGTGCCAGCTGTTCCATCACAAAGTCGACGAATTCACTGCTGCTCGCGCCCATCATGGCTCCTGTCTGTCATCGTTCACGCCAGCTTGCCGCGCACCAGTTCGGCTACCTGGCGCGGGTCGCCGGCCTGCATCAGCGTGGTTTCGCTGCTCGTGCTGCGGCGGAATTCGACGGACTTCCTGGTTGTGCTCTTCATGTCGGTCAGGTTGCTATCCGAAAAAATGCCGGTGCCGCTGTTCAAGCCGCCCGCGAAGTCCTGAAACGATAGCTCGCCAAACCCTTCATAGGGCTCGTTCGGCCGCGCCGGGTGGTGCCCCTCCCAGTAATAGAAGATCTTGCTCTCCGCCGGGTTGACGCAGCTCGCCACGGTTTCCCACACCGCGACCAGCTCGCCCGTCGCCGTGTAGGCATTGCCCTTCATCTTGAGCGAGGCGGTTGCCGTTTCGGGGCGGATTTCGACGAAGCTGATCGCCGATGCGTCGCCGGGCACGATGCGCTCCCACCAATAGCCGCTCACCGCCAGGCAGAACGCCTGCCCCGGCGCCGGGCCGGCTGGCGCATGCTCGCCGCTGAGCAGCGACTCCGGTTTGCGGTAGGCGAAGAACGACACCACGCCGATCAGTAGCACGATGACGGCCAGCATGCCATACAGCGCGACGAGCTGGTTCTGCCCATCTGTTTTCAATGCCAGCGCACCGAGCACCGCCTCCACCACGAGCACCACCAGGGTAAAGAAGCCGAGGTAGGTCTTGACCGCGCCGATAATCGCGACACGTTCGCTCGGCTTTGCCGT
Protein-coding sequences here:
- a CDS encoding GNAT family N-acetyltransferase translates to MKAAVSVRPMQGGDIAAVLEIQRACYPDLMQESAAAFSAKLGLAPQGCWVAEEQGRLLGYLFSHPWTHARPPALDTPLAALPATADSYFIHDMAISPAAQGRGVAQRLFRAALDGAKRAGFRRSALVAVQGADGFWQRHGYLPVRRVAPRLSAKLAAGYGSSAVLMARPL
- a CDS encoding NAD(P)-dependent oxidoreductase; this encodes MTRLGFIGIGLMGRPMVTRLLAAGFPVTVWNRSPDKCAPLASLGAAVAGSIGELVAASDVVMSCVSDTAVVEQIVFGSGGVAASGSPGKLLVDFSSIAPAATRDFAARLAQQCGMGWVDAPVSGGVGGAEAGTLVVMAGGDEASIERIRPLLAPLAQRVTRMGQVGAGQVSKVCNQLIVAANSLLIAEAVAIASRSGVDASLLAPALAGGFADSKPFQILSPRMAAHCHEPVQWKVATLLKDLDNARAVAAEAGLNVPLAELAAEWMRGFADLGNAQRDLSCVIELYQPR
- a CDS encoding YkgJ family cysteine cluster protein; the encoded protein is MSANPCLSCGACCAAFRVTFHHSELESEGGAVPDGLAVEETATLCRMRGTDYARPRCAALTGTIGEQVGCGIYFERPSPCREFAPMAELGLFSEACNRARARHGLPPLPVDG
- a CDS encoding DUF1178 family protein, translating into MVVYDIGCGAGHKFEGWFASSEDFDTQMQRALVQCPLCGTHKLRKLPATAVVNVGQQPELPDGAEVIDLGAVLRGLREHVLSHSEDVGHRFPEEVRRILRGDAPERLIRGAASRVEVETLADEGIAVMSLADVPEDNLH
- a CDS encoding TfoX/Sxy family protein, which translates into the protein MMGASSSEFVDFVMEQLAPLGGIDSGRFFGGLGLKAHATQFAMIMDNALYFVVDDTTRPRYQRMGSNCFAYDTRQRRVEVKRYFTVPADVLEDQQQLLALARESIATAGRAG
- a CDS encoding polysaccharide pyruvyl transferase family protein, producing the protein MNEPRPCIVFGAFDRHNLGDLLFPLVLSPFLAGRRVRHAGLVARDWSALAGYRVEPLRELMHEPDCAGAHLIHAGGELLDCDAYEAWIMLQPNTALASAIARWDRDPARFDMARAALDCPGPLPYLWGHQAWLGAGRVIAHALGGVGLASRSPSFGAAVAASLADMDSVSVRDRVTADILLRLGVRAELVPDAACLLPVLYGERLRASGDAGEPAEVRRRFSHGYWLVQFTAQSGDDATLARLAAAVLRAAPDARCGIVLYRAGRAPWHDELAVYERFARLLGTRAVHLFQSASVWDGCALLAGSRGVLASSLHLTVLAAGFDIPWLGLAAGPAEAVMESKLGAFWSTWGDYPEHRVVPIDGLPDALPLHLSAAQPSGWAEVLHAAQAGIERWLAGLDG
- a CDS encoding hydroxypyruvate isomerase family protein, which encodes MKFSANLSMLFTELPLLARFQAARDTGFQAVEMQFPYEAALPELQAARERAGVEVVLINVPAGDLMQGGDGLASVPGREAAFHAAVEQALGYAAGLGVRCVNVLAGRLAEGVARAAAHDTLAANLRHAAERFATIGVKVTCEAINPFDMPRFLLNTSADMLAMLDRVSHPNLAMQVDLYHLARMGEDLPTLLRQHWPQIGHLQFADVPGRGAPGSGELDFQALFGLIAALPYQGWTGAEYKPGMASADSLGWFAAYREPA
- a CDS encoding N-acetyltransferase family protein, translated to MLDITIRPACEDDVPAILDLIDASYSPHLAVLPSRPGALAETAQQWRQALLAGPVLVAEISGETAAVGRIQGTPPAGEVKRLGVHPAWQRCGLGQNLMLALEEAARDGGFNTLLAATRRRLSGNIRFYEALGYAVSRVEPYPDGIDDEVVTLSKPLNPDKQST